Proteins co-encoded in one Quercus robur chromosome 8, dhQueRobu3.1, whole genome shotgun sequence genomic window:
- the LOC126697511 gene encoding triosephosphate isomerase, cytosolic has translation MARKFFVGGNWKCNGTTEEVKKIVSTLNEGQVPPPDVVEVVVSPPFVFLPLVKNLLRPDFHVAAQNCWVKKGGAFTGEVSAEMLVNLGIPWVILGHSERRQILNETNEFVGEKVAYALSKGLKVIACVGETLEQRESGTTVEVVAAQTKAIAERVSNWADVVLAYEPVWAIGTGKVATPAQAQEVHFELRKWFHANISPEVAATIRIIYGGSVNGANSKELAVQPDVDGFLVGGASLKPEFIDIIKSAEVKKSA, from the exons AATGGAACCACTGAGGAGGTGAAGAAGATAGTGTCCACACTTAATGAAGGCCAAGTGCCTCCTCCAGATGTTGTGG AGGTTGTGGTAAGCCCTCCATTCGTGTTCCTTCCGTTGGTAAAAAATTTGTTGAGGCCTGATTTCCATGTTGCGGCACAAAATTGTTGGGTCAAAAAAGGAGGTGCTTTTACAGGGGAGGTTAG TGCAGAGATGCTTGTCAATTTGGGCATTCCTTGGGTTATTCTTGGTCATTCTGAGAGAAGACAAATCTTAAATGAGACTAATGAG TTTGTTGGAGAGAAGGTTGCATATGCTCTTTCAAAAGGTTTGAAGGTGATTGCTTGTGTTGGAGAGACTCTTGAGCAGCGAGAATCTGGAACTACTGTGGAAGTTGTTGCTGCACAAACCAAAGCAATTGCAG AACGAGTTTCAAATTGGGCTGATGTTGTTCTGGCCTATGAGCCTGTGTGGGCTATTGGTACTGGAAAGGTTGCAACTCCAGCCCAGGCTCAGGAA GTACATTTTGAATTAAGGAAATGGTTTCATGCGAACATCAGTCCTGAAGTTGCTGCTACAATCCGAATTATTTATGGAG GTTCTGTGAATGGTGCAAACTCCAAGGAATTGGCAGTTCAGCCTGATGTTGATGGCTTTTTGGTTGGGGGAGCTTCTTTAAAG CCGGAGTTCATTGACATTATCAAGTCTGCTGAGGTTAAGAAAAGTGCCTAA
- the LOC126697510 gene encoding receptor-like cytoplasmic kinase 176 has protein sequence MGSCFSVKIKAESPLHDGILARCFRVSSTCGQKIGNDLSCSNSKISSVSVPSTPRTEGEILQSSNLKSFTFNNLKTATRNFRPDSVLGEGGFGCVFKGWIDENSFTAAKPGTGIVIAVKRLNQEGLQGHKEWLAEINYLGQLYHPNLVKLIGYCLEDDQRLLVYEFMPRGSLENHLFRRASYIQPLSWNYRMKIALGAAKGLAFLHSDEAKVIYRDFKASNILLDSKFNAKLSDFGLAKDGPTGEKSHVSTRVMGTYGYAAPEYMATGHLTTKSDVYSFGVVLLEMISGKRVMDNNRPPGEQNLVEWAKRYLTSKRKVLHVFDARIEGQYSFGIALKVANLAIQCLSVEPRFRPNMDKVVRILEQLQDSNDVDGSGNEISPTSNSSNGPKHHSQPCNSSVNEASNETAASSPGPSAPHLQT, from the exons ATGGGTTCGTGCTTTAGTGTTAAAATCAAAGCTGAGAGTCCTCTTCACGATGGTATCCTAGCTCGCTGTTTCA GGGTGAGTTCAACATGTGGTCAAAAAATTGGGAATGATTTGAGCTGTTCAAACAGCAAAATCTCATCTGTCTCGGTGCCTTCAACTCCTCGGACAGAGGGCGAGATCTTGCAGTCCTCCAATTTGAAAAGTTTCACCTTTAACAATCTCAAAACAGCCACCAGGAATTTCCGTCCTGACAGTGTATTAGGTGAAGGTGGTTTTGGTTGTGTCTTCAAGGGATGGATCGATGAGAATTCATTTACAGCTGCCAAGCCTGGGACTGGCATAGTTATTGCCGTGAAGAGGCTTAACCAAGAAGGTCTCCAGGGTCACAAGGAATGGTTG GCAGAAATCAACTACCTGGGGCAGCTTTATCATCCTAATCTGGTGAAATTGATCGGTTACTGCTTAGAGGATGACCAACGGCTTTTGGTGTATGAATTCATGCCTCGGGGCAGCTTGGAGAATCATCTGTTTAGGA GGGCTTCTTACATTCAACCACTTTCTTGGAACTACCGTATGAAGATTGCACTTGGTGCTGCTAAGGGTCTAGCATTCCTTCACAGTGATGAAGCAAAAGTCATTTATCGTGACTTCAAAGCTTCTAATATCCTGTTGGATTCc AAATTTAATGCAAAACTCTCAGATTTTGGGTTGGCCAAGGATGGTCCAACAGGTGAAAAAAGCCATGTCTCTACAAGGGTCATGGGAACCTATGGGTATGCAGCTCCCGAGTATATGGCCACAG GTCATTTAACTACCAAAAGCGACGTTTACAGTTTTGGGGTTGTGCTCCTAGAAATGATATCTGGTAAACGAGTAATGGACAACAACAGGCCACCAGGGGAACAAAATTTAGTTGAGTGGGCCAAGCGTTACCTTACCAGCAAACGAAAAGTTCTCCATGTTTTTGATGCTCGTATTGAAGGCCAGTATTCATTTGGTATAGCACTGAAAGTAGCCAACCTTGCAATTCAATGTTTATCAGTAGAACCCAGGTTCAGGCCAAACATGGATAAGGTCGTAAGAATATTGGAGCAACTTCAGGACTCCAATGACGTTGATGGTTCTGGAAATGAAATCAGCCCCACTAGCAATTCAAGCAATGGTCCGAAGCATCACAGCCAACCTTGCAATTCAAGTGTAAATGAAGCTTCTAATGAGACAGCTGCTTCTTCTCCTGGGCCATCCGCTCCTCACCTTcaaacataa